One Scophthalmus maximus strain ysfricsl-2021 chromosome 9, ASM2237912v1, whole genome shotgun sequence genomic region harbors:
- the smtnl1 gene encoding smoothelin-like 1, translating to MDGEPPSQETSESTETTNQTDTNNNNNQADEPGLERDKDTGSEPSEGDTAEGQGATDDPVPQQRGGDEANAGDTGKPQTISKLDGGDTEEAGRDKDKACTDVKDPELINREKAQGEAEQDKKGEQVEEAETGKNGDEVKDENKDEEKSKTGEKAKKEEKIVCGKAAKGAEKKKQAKEADVKGEEKEKIKEVEKQGKAKRKNGPPSSSLSRPRPSARSVRASTKNNIIAKFEQSAPETRITRNFKVQRSSAAVATGASIKQKMLQWCRSKTRNYEGVNIENFSSSWCNGLAFCALIHRFFPDAFDFSSLSPEEREKNFTLAFQTAESLADCCPLLEVSDMLMMGNHPDPMCVFTYVQSLCHSLSKIEKERKDKEKEEKEKSGNEGEEKVKGEDEAGEVSTERGEEESAENRTMDGREEKEGESAEPEGTGEEEEALKSCEVEEGGEVLLEAES from the exons ATGGATGGAGAACCACCCAGCCAGGAGACATCTGAGTCTACAGAAACGACTAATCAGACTgataccaacaacaacaacaaccag GCAGATGAGCCTGGGCTAGAGAGGGATAAAGACACAGGGTCAGAGCCCTCAGAAGGGGACACAGCAGAAGGTCAGGGGGCAACGGATGACCCAGTACCACaacagagaggtggagatgaGGCCAACGCTGGAGACACGGGCAAGCCCCAGACAATATCAAAGCTTGATGGAGGTGACACTGAAGAGGCTGGACGGGATAAAGACAAAGCATGTACGGATGTGAAGGATCCTGAACtgataaacagagaaaaagcGCAGGGGGAGGCGGAACAAGACAAGAAAGGAGAGCAAGTGGAAGAGGCCGAGACTGGGAAAAACGGAGATGAGGTAAAGGACGAAAACAAAGACGAAGAGAAGAGTAAAACTGGggaaaaggcaaagaaagaagagaaaattgtGTGTGGGAAAGCAGCAAAGggggcagagaagaaaaaacaagccaaAGAAGCAGATgtaaagggggaagaaaaagaaaagataaaggaAGTAGAAAAGCAAGGAAAGGCCAAAAGAAAGAAtggtcctccctcctcttctctctcccgaCCAAGGCCCTCTGCCCGCTCTGTTAGAGCATCCactaaaaacaacatcattgcCAAGTTTGAACAAAGTGCACCAGA GACACGGATAACCCGCAACTTCAAGGTTCAGAGGTCGTCTGCAGCTGTGGCCACAGGAGCTTCGATTAAACAGAAGATGCTTCAGTGGTGTCGCAGCAAAACCCGCAACTACGAG GGCGTCAACATAGAAAACTTCTCATCGTCCTGGTGCAATGGGCTGGCTTTCTGTGCTCTGATCCACCGTTTCTTTCCAGACGCTTTTGACTTCAGCTCCCTCAgtccagaggagagggagaaaaacttTACTCTGGCCTTCCAAACTGCAGA gTCCCTGGCTgactgctgccctctgctggaagTGTCTGACATGCTCATGATGGGGAACCACCCGGACCCCATGTGCGTGTTCACATATGTCCAGTCTCTCTGCCACAGCTTGTCcaaaatagagaaagagaggaaggacaaagaaaaggaggaaaaggagaagtcTGGTaatgagggagaagagaaggttAAAGGCGAGGATGAGGCAGGAGAGGTATCGACGGAGAGGGGCGAGGAAGAGTCTGCTGAGAACCGGACGATGGATGGccgagaggagaaagagggagaaagtgcTGAGCCGGAGGGAactggtgaggaggaggaggcacttAAGAGCTGCGAggtggaggaaggtggagaagTGTTACTGGAGGCAGAGTCCTAG